The Canis lupus dingo isolate Sandy chromosome 26, ASM325472v2, whole genome shotgun sequence genome has a segment encoding these proteins:
- the LOC112676561 gene encoding disintegrin and metalloproteinase domain-containing protein 1a-like isoform X1 yields the protein MAISMAVSLRHSASILPSLWKNQGALKEGKIKFQTWAQQKRDFRLGPVPQLSSVRLGILLLLVLIFLPSLYCDPGSVYYSSYETVIPKSLTAKGREDPGEKASYVLLMQGQKQVIHLKVKRDYFVSNFPVFSYHNGVLGQEMPFISHDCHYEGYIEGVPGSFVSLNTCSGLRGILIREGKPYGIEPMDTSKRFEHVLYTMAHQARVSCNVTSKGSQVVSTSRQQGSREPRSLQAPSSFWSHTKYVEMFVVVNHQRFQMWGSNVNETVQRVMDITALANIFTRGINTEVVLAGMEIWTEGDLIEVPADLRVTLRNFNSWRQEKLFHRVEHDVAHMIVGHHPEGDAGQAFLNGACSGGFATAVESFHHEDVLLFAALMVHELGHNLGIQHDHSACICKDKHFCLMHENITKESGFSNCSSDYFYKFLREHKGACLFNKPRPKGRLRRQATCGNGVLDYNEECDCGPDCGNNLCCDQTCRLKEQAQCNDGLCCFNCQFRHKGFMCRSALGECDLPEYCDGSSGKCPTDLYKQDGTLCDIIHYCFRGRCKNPDIQCMDIYGSPAVSAPEDCYISMNSKGNRFGNCGFGASPRSKYVKCFDENIFCGKLVCTNIRRIPVIKPYHTLIQVPYEKDFCWSMDAYNISDIPDDGDVHTGTLCAPHKVCMNYSCTDHVVLKYDCEPKEMCNGRGVCNNLKHCHCEAGYAPPDCKAPGNGGSVDSGPPSKSPNNENLSAGGIAIPTKRTSEMKILGKEYFGNVLKTWSQTPTSLLGLS from the exons ATGGCCATATCTATGGCAGTTTCTTTGAGACACTCTGCCTCTATACTGCCTTCACTATGGAAAAACCAAGGGGCCTTGAAAGAGGGTAAGATAAAGTTTCAGACTTGGGCTCAGCAAAAGAGGGACTTCAGGCTGGGACCAGTGCCACAATTGTCCTCTGTCAGGTTGGGGATTTTGTTGCTGTTGGTACTGATTTTCTTGCCAAGCTTGTACTGTGACCCTGGATCTGTATATTACTCTTCTTATGAAACAGTCATCCCCAAGAGTCTGACAGCCAAGGGAAGGGAAGACCCAGGGGAAAAGGCATCCTATGTACTATTAATGCAGGGCCAGAAACAGGTGATTCACCTGAAGGTGAAGAGAGACTATTTTGTGAGTAACTTTCCAGTCTTCAGCTACCACAATGGTGTCCTGGGGCAAGAAATGCCTTTCATCTCGCATGACTGTCACTATGAAGGCTACATAGAAGGAGTCCCAggttcttttgtttctctcaacACCTGTTCGGGCCTCAGGGGCATCCTGATTAGGGAGGGAAAACCCTATGGCATTGAGCCCATGGACACTTCAAAACGGTTTGAACATGTGCTGTACACCATGGCACACCAAGCTCGAGTCTCCTGTAATGTCACTTCCAAAGGCAGCCAAGTGGTGTCCACCAGCCGGCAAcaagggagcagggagcctcgCAGTCTACAGGCACCGTCCTCCTTTTGGTCACACACCAAGTACGTGGAGATGTTTGTCGTGGTCAACCACCAGCGGTTCCAAATGTGGGGCAGTAACGTCAATGAGACAGTCCAGAGAGTAATGGACATCACCGCTCTGGCCAACATCTTCACTAGGGGAATAAACACAGAGGTGGTGTTGGCTGGAATGGAGATCTGGACCGAGGGGGACCTCATAGAAGTCCCAGCGGACTTGCGAGTTACACTCAGGAATTTCAATAGCTGGAGACAGGAGAAGCTGTTCCATCGTGTGGAGCACGATGTTGCCCACATGATCGTTGGACATCATCCTGAAGGGGATGCGGGGCAGGCATTTCTCAATGGTGCCTGTTCGGGAGGCTTTGCAACAGCCGTTGAATCCTTCCATCATGAAGATGTCCTCCTGTTTGCAGCGCTCATGGTCCATGAGCTCGGGCACAACTTGGGTATTCAGCACGACCACTCAGCCTGCATTTGTAAAGATAAACACTTTTGCCTCATGCATGAAAATATCACTAAGGAAAGTGGCTTCAGCAACTGCAGCTCTGACTACTTCTACAAGTTCCTCCGGGAGCATAAAGGGGCCTGCCTATTTAACAAGCCTCGGCCCAAAGGTCGCCTGCGTAGGCAAGCCACATGTGGAAATGGTGTGTTGGACTACAACGAGGAATGTGACTGTGGACCTGACTGTGGTAATAACCTTTGCTGTGACCAAACATGTCGGTTGAAGGAGCAGGCACAGTGTAATGATGGACTATGCTGTTTTAATTGCCAGTTCAGACATAAAGGATTCATGTGTCGTTCTGCTTTGGGAGAGTGTGACCTCCCAGAGTATTGTGATGGTTCTTCTGGTAAATGCCCCACAGACCTCTATAAGCAAGATGGTACACTGTGTGATATAATTCACTATTGCTTTAGAGGCCGGTGTAAGAACCCTGATATTCAGTGCATGGATATATATGGTTCCCCTGCAGTGTCTGCTCCAGAAGACTGTTATATTTCTATGAACAGTAAAGGTAACCGGTTTGGGAACTGTGGCTTTGGGGCCTCACCTAGGTCAAAATATGTTAAGTGCTTTGATGAGAATATATTTTGTGGGAAACTTGTTTGTACAAATATTAGACGGATACCAGTAATCAAACCCTATCATACACTGATCCAGGTCCCTTATGAAAAAGACTTCTGCTGGAGCATGGATGCCTATAACATCAGTGATATCCCTGACGATGGAGATGTGCACACTGGCACTCTCTGTGCCCCACACAAAGTCTGCATGAATTACTCTTGCACTGATCATGTCGTGCTCAAGTACGACTGTGAACCAAAAGAAATGTGTAATGGGAGAGGAGTTTGCAACAATTTAAAGCACTGCCATTGTGAGGCTGGCTATGCCCCACCTGACTGCAAAGCTCCAGGAAATGGTGGTAGTGTGGACAGTGGTCCCCCCAGCAAATCACCTAATAATGAAAATCTAAGTGCAGGAGGAATTGCCATTCCTACTAAACGTACAAGTGAAATGAAGATTCTTGGCAAG GAGTACTTTGGGAATGTCCTCAAAACTTGGAGCCAAACACCAACCTCCCTTCTGGGGCTCAGTTGA
- the LOC125752059 gene encoding disintegrin and metalloproteinase domain-containing protein 1a-like — protein MAISMAASLRHSASLSSLQKYQVVTYEAGQVFQTWAPHVKDLRRALVAPGPLCVRLGVLLLLVLIFLPSLYCDPGSVYYSSYETVIPKSLTAKGREDPGEKASYVLLMQGQKQVIHLKVKRDYFVSNFPVFSYHNGVLGQEMPFISHDCHYEGYIEGVPGSFVSLNTCSGLRGILIREGKPYGIEPMDTSKRFEHVLYTMAHQARVSCNVTSKGSQVVSTSRQQGSREPRSLQAPSSFWSHTKYVEMFVVVNHQRFQMWGSNVNETVQRVMDITALANIFTRGINTEVVLAGMEIWTEGDLIEVPADLRVTLRNFNSWRQEKLFHRVEHDVAHMIVGHHPEGDAGQAFLNGACSGGFATAVESFHHEDVLLFAALMVHELGHNLGIQHDHSACICKDKHFCLMHENITKESGFSNCSSDYFYKFLREHKGACLFNKPRPKGRLRRQATCGNGVLEEDEQCDCGPDCGNNLCCDQTCRLKEQAQCNDGLCCFNCQFRHKGFMCRSALGECDLPEYCDGSSGKCPTDLYKQDGTVCDIIHYCFRGRCKNPDIQCMDIYGSPAVSAPEDCYISMNSKGNRFGNCGCPTAVVPRYVKCFDENIFCGKLVCTNITQVPPIKPYHTVIQVAHKDDWCWSMDAYNISDIPDDGDVHTGTLCAPHKVCMNYSCTDHVVLKYDCEPKEMCNGRGVCNNLKHCHCEAGYAPPDCKAPGNGGSVDSGPPGYLDDGIPREDKSKSHSFDRGNFGKGGENADESKSLGNLLYIFPLFLVAIFLSLIIAASVGARKEISQCSQEALEETEEVAVQKEVGRLEEDVEGKNE, from the coding sequence ATGGCCATATCCATGGCAGCTTCTTTGAGACACTCTGCCTCCTTGTCTTCTCTGCAGAAATACCAAGTGGTTACCTACGAGGCTGGCCAAGTGTTTCAGACTTGGGCTCCCCACGTGAAGGACTTGAGGCGGGCACTGGTAGCACCAGGACCTCTGTGTGTCAGGTTGGGGGTTTTGTTGCTGTTGGTACTGATTTTCTTGCCAAGCTTGTACTGTGACCCTGGATCTGTATATTACTCTTCTTATGAAACAGTCATCCCCAAGAGTCTGACAGCCAAGGGAAGGGAAGACCCAGGGGAAAAGGCATCTTATGTACTATTAATGCAGGGCCAGAAACAGGTGATTCACCTGAAGGTGAAGAGAGACTATTTTGTGAGTAACTTTCCAGTCTTCAGCTACCACAATGGTGTCCTGGGGCAAGAAATGCCTTTCATCTCGCATGACTGTCACTATGAAGGCTACATAGAAGGAGTCCCAggttcttttgtttctctcaacACCTGTTCGGGCCTCAGGGGCATCCTGATTAGGGAGGGAAAACCCTATGGCATTGAGCCCATGGACACTTCAAAACGGTTTGAACATGTGCTGTACACCATGGCACACCAAGCTCGAGTCTCCTGTAATGTCACTTCCAAAGGCAGCCAAGTGGTGTCCACCAGCCGGCAAcaagggagcagggagcctcgCAGTCTACAGGCACCGTCCTCCTTTTGGTCACACACCAAGTACGTGGAGATGTTTGTCGTGGTCAACCACCAGCGGTTCCAAATGTGGGGCAGTAACGTCAATGAGACAGTCCAGAGAGTAATGGACATCACCGCTCTGGCCAACATCTTCACTAGGGGAATAAACACAGAGGTGGTGTTGGCTGGAATGGAGATCTGGACCGAGGGGGACCTCATAGAAGTCCCAGCGGACTTGCGAGTTACACTCAGGAATTTCAATAGCTGGAGACAGGAGAAGCTGTTCCATCGTGTGGAGCACGATGTTGCCCACATGATCGTTGGACATCATCCTGAAGGGGATGCGGGGCAGGCATTTCTCAATGGTGCCTGTTCGGGAGGCTTTGCAACAGCCGTTGAATCCTTCCATCATGAAGATGTCCTCCTGTTTGCAGCGCTCATGGTCCATGAGCTCGGGCACAACTTGGGTATTCAGCACGACCACTCAGCCTGCATTTGTAAAGATAAACACTTTTGCCTCATGCATGAAAATATCACTAAGGAAAGTGGCTTCAGCAACTGCAGCTCTGACTACTTCTACAAGTTCCTCCGGGAGCATAAAGGGGCCTGCCTATTTAACAAGCCTCGGCCCAAAGGTCGCCTGCGTAGGCAAGCCACGTGTGGAAATGGTGTGTTGGAGGAGGATGAACAATGTGATTGTGGACCTGACTGTGGTAATAACCTTTGCTGTGACCAAACATGTCGGTTGAAGGAGCAGGCACAGTGTAATGATGGACTATGCTGTTTTAATTGCCAGTTCAGACATAAAGGATTCATGTGTCGCTCTGCTTTGGGAGAGTGTGACCTCCCAGAGTATTGTGATGGTTCTTCTGGTAAATGCCCCACAGACCTCTATAAGCAAGATGGTACAGTGTGTGATATAATTCACTATTGCTTTAGAGGCCGGTGTAAGAACCCTGATATTCAGTGCATGGATATATATGGTTCCCCTGCAGTGTCTGCTCCAGAAGACTGTTATATTTCTATGAACAGCAAAGGTAACCGGTTTGGGAACTGTGGCTGTCCTACTGCAGTTGTCCCAAGATATGTTAAGTGCTTTGATGAGAATATATTTTGTGGGAAACTTGTATGTACAAATATTACCCAGGTACCACCAATAAAACCTTACCATACTGTGATCCAGGTAGCTCACAAAGATGACTGGTGTTGGAGCATGGATGCCTACAACATCAGTGATATCCCTGACGATGGAGATGTGCACACTGGCACTCTCTGTGCCCCACACAAAGTCTGCATGAATTACTCTTGCACTGATCATGTCGTGCTCAAGTACGACTGTGAACCAAAAGAAATGTGTAATGGGAGAGGAGTTTGCAACAATTTAAAGCACTGCCATTGTGAGGCTGGCTATGCCCCACCTGACTGCAAAGCTCCAGGAAATGGTGGTAGTGTGGACAGTGGCCCTCCTGGCTATCTAGATGATGGAATTCCACGTGAAGATAAAAGTAAAAGTCATAGTTTTGATCGTGGTAATTTTGGTAAAGGTGGTGAGAATGCAGATGAAAGCAAAAGCCTTGGCAACTTATTGTACATATTCCCCTTATTTCTTGTAGCAATATTTTTAAGTCTGATTATTGCTGCCAGTGTTGGGGCTAGAAAGGAGATATCACAGTGCTCACAAGAGGCtctagaagaaactgaagaagtaGCTGTACAAAAAGAAGTAGGCAGATTAGAGGAAGatgtagagggaaaaaatgagtag